Proteins from a genomic interval of Microbacterium phyllosphaerae:
- a CDS encoding amino acid ABC transporter ATP-binding protein — MNPGLITQSNELAHAGVEISHLSKSFGDNLVLDDISMSVKPGSVTALIGPSGSGKSTLLRCVNLLETPDAGSVTVGTQTIDAGTTIKDRDLLALRRQVGMVFQSFNLFPHYTVLRNIAFPQEKILGRSRAEAEERAMTLLERVGLKEKALQHPGRCSGGQQQRIAIVRALALNPRVMLFDEPTSALDPEVGIEVLAVMRELADAGMTMIVVTHEMQFARDVGDHLVVMAEGHIIEQGNPAEIMASPREERTRRFLSAVLER; from the coding sequence ATGAACCCCGGACTCATCACCCAGAGCAACGAACTGGCTCACGCCGGTGTCGAGATCTCACACCTGTCCAAGAGCTTCGGCGACAACCTCGTGCTCGACGACATCTCGATGTCCGTGAAGCCCGGAAGCGTCACCGCTCTCATCGGTCCTTCCGGATCAGGCAAGAGCACCCTGCTGCGGTGCGTCAATCTGCTCGAGACCCCGGACGCGGGCAGCGTCACAGTCGGTACGCAGACCATAGACGCCGGAACGACCATCAAAGACCGTGACCTTCTCGCCCTGCGCCGCCAGGTCGGGATGGTGTTCCAGTCGTTCAATCTCTTTCCTCACTACACGGTGCTGCGCAACATCGCCTTCCCGCAGGAGAAGATCCTGGGTCGCAGTCGGGCGGAAGCCGAAGAGCGAGCGATGACCCTGCTCGAGCGCGTCGGCCTCAAGGAGAAGGCGCTGCAGCATCCAGGGCGCTGCTCGGGAGGTCAGCAGCAGCGCATCGCCATCGTCCGCGCGCTCGCGTTGAACCCCCGCGTCATGCTCTTCGACGAGCCGACCAGCGCGCTCGATCCCGAGGTGGGCATCGAGGTTCTGGCAGTCATGCGTGAACTCGCCGACGCGGGCATGACCATGATCGTCGTGACGCACGAGATGCAGTTCGCCCGCGATGTCGGCGACCATCTCGTGGTGATGGCGGAGGGGCACATCATCGAGCAGGGCAATCCCGCCGAGATCATGGCCTCCCCTCGGGAGGAGCGCACCCGGCGGTTCCTCAGCGCCGTCCTGGAGCGCTGA
- a CDS encoding amino acid ABC transporter permease, translating into MSDVILAVLLGLPMTLLVTVLAFAIGAVLGFPIMLGLRARWRPLRLLIRFIVDLIRGIPPIVWLFLIYFGVQIGAVRFDSLSAAVLGLGIIASAYLAEIYRGGFATLPRGQSEAAAALGLDSRTTFGRILAPQALRTSLPSITTYLLSLLKDSSIASTIGVADMVFAANMFARQNPASAGILPFFVAAAVYLIVSVPVAILARRIDSRLRKAQ; encoded by the coding sequence ATGAGCGACGTCATCCTCGCTGTGCTCCTCGGGCTGCCGATGACCCTGCTCGTCACGGTCCTCGCGTTCGCGATCGGCGCGGTTCTCGGGTTCCCGATCATGCTGGGCCTGCGGGCTCGATGGAGGCCGCTGAGACTGCTCATCCGGTTCATCGTCGATCTCATACGAGGCATCCCACCCATCGTGTGGCTCTTCCTCATCTACTTCGGGGTGCAGATCGGCGCGGTTCGTTTCGATTCCCTGTCGGCCGCCGTGCTCGGCCTCGGAATCATCGCGAGCGCATACCTCGCCGAGATCTATCGCGGCGGCTTCGCGACATTGCCGCGGGGGCAGTCCGAGGCGGCCGCCGCTCTCGGGCTGGACTCGCGAACGACCTTCGGGCGGATCCTCGCGCCGCAGGCGCTGCGGACATCACTGCCCTCGATCACGACCTACCTGCTGTCCCTGCTCAAGGACTCCTCGATCGCCTCGACGATCGGGGTTGCAGACATGGTGTTCGCGGCGAACATGTTCGCCCGGCAGAACCCCGCCTCCGCCGGCATTCTGCCGTTCTTCGTCGCGGCGGCCGTCTACCTCATCGTCAGCGTTCCCGTCGCGATCCTCGCGCGGCGAATCGACAGCCGGCTACGGAAGGCACAGTGA